In a single window of the Leptospira sanjuanensis genome:
- a CDS encoding glycosyltransferase family 2 protein: protein MIERFSPLAVIVTYNPEFSKTFRNVLNLNENKVPVLIVDNHSRNTEEIRSQIKKPNLFLENPKNLGLGFALNKGIEYAKKNGYSHVWLFDQDSLLESEAIRFFLEKVKSFEQDAPLAKKKVASFGPNIFDSVKNRNIYGLKKISDAFLDASFLITSGSFYPLHVFEEVGPIQEDFFIDYLDYEWCFRANYKGYVHKIIAASKMNHSIGNRSKNIFGIFKIAIHSPFRWYFLFRNGIWMCKLPHVPFRFKSDILIKSFLRLLLLPFFGGSIIKTFRHILHGIRDGFAGGQSSFYRNLVGADSDSGSR from the coding sequence ATGATAGAACGTTTTTCTCCGTTAGCCGTAATCGTTACTTACAATCCCGAATTTTCGAAAACCTTCCGAAACGTCCTGAATTTAAACGAGAATAAAGTTCCCGTTCTAATCGTAGACAATCATTCCCGGAATACGGAAGAGATCCGCTCTCAAATCAAAAAACCAAATCTGTTTTTGGAGAATCCTAAAAATCTCGGATTGGGATTTGCCCTCAATAAAGGAATCGAATATGCGAAGAAGAACGGCTATTCTCACGTTTGGCTGTTCGATCAGGATAGTTTATTGGAATCCGAGGCGATTCGATTTTTTTTGGAGAAGGTGAAGTCGTTCGAGCAAGACGCACCGCTCGCCAAAAAGAAAGTCGCTTCGTTCGGTCCGAATATTTTCGATTCCGTTAAAAATCGAAACATATATGGATTGAAGAAAATTTCGGATGCTTTCTTAGACGCTTCCTTTTTGATTACGTCCGGCAGTTTTTATCCGTTACATGTCTTCGAGGAAGTCGGACCGATCCAGGAGGATTTTTTTATCGACTATCTCGATTACGAATGGTGTTTTCGTGCGAACTATAAGGGTTATGTTCATAAGATCATCGCCGCCTCGAAGATGAATCATTCGATCGGAAATCGTTCCAAAAACATATTCGGAATTTTTAAAATAGCGATCCATTCTCCCTTTCGTTGGTATTTCTTGTTTCGAAACGGAATTTGGATGTGCAAACTTCCGCATGTACCCTTTCGATTTAAATCGGATATATTGATAAAGTCTTTTCTTCGACTTCTTCTCCTTCCTTTTTTCGGCGGTTCGATTATTAAAACCTTTCGTCATATTCTTCACGGAATCCGAGACGGGTTCGCAGGCGGACAATCTTCGTTTTATAGGAATTTGGTCGGTGCCGACTCGGATTCCGGCTCTCGTTGA
- a CDS encoding glycosyltransferase, with translation MNFGVTVSIVLYKPNLSILRESLESLLASVAYQISKNDSKTRFQIDVLDNSPSFSQEVQSFLNDYAKAREFKKQVAFRYIHLPENPGYGAANNRSLLESKTKYHLVLNPDIKMIPQTLDICARYLEEHSSCDAVVPSVWDWGSDGKDVATMQFLVKSYPTVFVLFLRSFAPKFLKSFFQKYLDAYDLKERDWRRAQESVPLVSGCFIFAKTESLRKIGGFDESFFLYFEDFDLSMRLKRKDYLPKVKIFHKGGNSSKKGFLHIRLFVTSAFRFFMKFGWKLI, from the coding sequence TTGAATTTCGGGGTTACAGTTTCGATCGTATTATATAAACCGAATCTTTCGATTTTAAGGGAATCTTTGGAATCGCTTTTAGCTTCCGTCGCGTATCAAATTTCTAAGAATGATTCGAAGACGCGATTTCAAATCGATGTCTTGGATAATTCGCCTTCGTTTTCGCAAGAGGTTCAGAGTTTTCTGAACGATTACGCCAAGGCGCGGGAGTTTAAGAAACAAGTCGCATTTCGATATATTCACCTGCCGGAAAATCCGGGTTATGGAGCCGCAAACAACCGTTCCCTATTGGAGTCGAAAACGAAATACCATCTTGTTCTCAACCCGGACATCAAAATGATTCCTCAGACGTTGGATATATGCGCGCGTTATTTGGAAGAACATTCCTCGTGCGACGCTGTTGTTCCTTCCGTTTGGGATTGGGGCAGCGACGGTAAGGACGTCGCTACGATGCAGTTTTTAGTGAAATCGTATCCGACCGTTTTCGTTTTGTTTTTGCGGTCCTTTGCTCCAAAATTTTTGAAATCGTTTTTTCAAAAGTACTTGGACGCATACGATTTAAAAGAAAGGGATTGGCGCCGAGCACAGGAATCGGTTCCTCTCGTAAGCGGATGTTTTATCTTCGCGAAAACGGAATCGTTGCGGAAGATCGGCGGCTTTGACGAAAGTTTCTTTTTGTATTTCGAGGATTTCGATTTATCGATGCGCTTAAAACGAAAAGACTACTTGCCTAAGGTGAAAATTTTTCACAAGGGCGGTAATTCTTCCAAAAAAGGTTTTTTGCATATTCGACTTTTTGTAACTTCCGCGTTTCGTTTTTTTATGAAATTCGGTTGGAAATTGATTTAG
- a CDS encoding DASS family sodium-coupled anion symporter, giving the protein MRNLITTFVTLVFIGILFWIQVRFAIPLGVAIMICLFCLAAAFWVLEPIPGYATSILILFLEIVFFANPTGIEALKFQHGKNPTASVFLSSIADSSIILFLGGFVLAKACVKTGFDRFLANRIIRKFGTKSHQVLLGFMFTTGFISMWMSNTATTSMMIALSFPLFQILPEKEPFRKALLLGIPFAANIGGVGTPIGSPPNIIAMSILKQQGISVSFGTWMLFALPLVVVLILFAWFLLLKLFPENGSLDLIVEFPEPEGGTKSFSFRTTSAIFLGTVALWFTENLHGIPAGVIALLPLILFPTFGILNEKDINSLEWSVLLLIAGGIAIGIGLQQSGMSLWFSEILKPITKPEYAVSVLFLLCILALLLSTFMSNTAATNLLVPFAFPLSAIILPGSEAYLLEICLGIALSASLAMSLPVSTPPNAIAYAVGGFEIKDMIKAGLPVGIFGLILTLLAYFMFL; this is encoded by the coding sequence ATGCGTAATTTAATCACGACGTTTGTTACTCTCGTTTTTATTGGAATCCTATTTTGGATTCAGGTTCGGTTTGCGATTCCTCTCGGAGTCGCGATTATGATCTGCCTATTTTGTTTGGCCGCCGCGTTTTGGGTTTTAGAACCGATTCCGGGTTATGCGACTTCGATTCTGATTCTTTTTCTTGAGATTGTGTTTTTTGCAAATCCAACCGGAATCGAAGCTTTGAAATTCCAGCACGGCAAAAATCCGACGGCATCGGTCTTTTTGTCTTCGATCGCGGATTCTTCCATCATACTTTTTTTAGGCGGTTTTGTTTTGGCAAAGGCTTGTGTGAAAACTGGATTCGATCGTTTTCTTGCAAACCGGATCATCCGCAAGTTCGGGACCAAGAGTCATCAAGTTCTATTGGGTTTTATGTTTACCACCGGTTTTATCTCGATGTGGATGAGCAATACTGCGACGACTTCGATGATGATCGCTCTTTCGTTTCCCTTGTTTCAGATTCTCCCCGAAAAGGAACCGTTTCGAAAAGCGCTTCTTTTGGGAATTCCGTTCGCCGCGAATATCGGAGGAGTTGGGACGCCGATCGGCTCTCCGCCGAATATCATCGCAATGAGCATTTTAAAACAACAAGGCATTTCGGTTTCGTTCGGGACGTGGATGCTCTTTGCGCTTCCTCTTGTCGTCGTTTTAATTTTGTTCGCGTGGTTTCTTCTTTTGAAATTGTTTCCTGAAAACGGTTCGTTGGATTTGATCGTTGAATTTCCCGAACCGGAAGGCGGAACCAAATCTTTCTCGTTTCGGACGACATCCGCGATTTTTTTGGGAACGGTCGCGCTTTGGTTTACGGAAAATCTTCACGGAATTCCCGCGGGGGTGATCGCATTATTGCCTTTGATCCTCTTTCCTACGTTCGGAATTTTGAATGAGAAAGACATCAACTCTTTGGAGTGGTCCGTTCTGCTTTTGATTGCGGGTGGAATCGCGATCGGAATCGGGCTTCAACAAAGCGGGATGAGTCTTTGGTTTTCGGAAATTCTGAAACCTATTACAAAACCGGAATATGCGGTAAGTGTGTTATTTCTTCTTTGTATTTTAGCGCTTTTGCTCAGTACTTTTATGTCGAATACGGCCGCTACGAATCTTTTGGTTCCGTTTGCGTTTCCTTTATCTGCGATCATTTTGCCCGGATCGGAAGCGTATCTTTTGGAGATTTGTCTGGGCATCGCCCTTTCCGCCTCGTTGGCGATGTCGCTTCCCGTAAGCACTCCGCCGAATGCGATCGCGTATGCGGTGGGCGGTTTTGAAATCAAGGATATGATCAAAGCCGGTTTACCGGTCGGAATTTTCGGTTTGATTTTGACGTTGCTCGCCTATTTTATGTTTTTATAA
- a CDS encoding antitoxin codes for MPDLLYKKAKIKAAERGVSMRNLVIEALEHTLKMEEDVRQRRGESGFETNSHGWPVLSKKKGVKVTNEIINTIKEEEN; via the coding sequence ATACCGGATTTATTGTATAAAAAAGCGAAAATAAAAGCCGCAGAGCGGGGAGTTTCGATGCGAAACTTGGTCATAGAAGCATTGGAGCATACTCTCAAAATGGAAGAAGACGTTAGACAAAGACGAGGTGAGTCCGGCTTCGAAACCAATAGCCACGGCTGGCCCGTTCTTTCCAAAAAGAAAGGAGTCAAGGTAACGAACGAAATCATCAACACAATCAAGGAGGAAGAAAATTAG
- a CDS encoding TA system VapC family ribonuclease toxin: MGYLLDANVLIALSDSNHTFHEKAWKWFDRKAKNGWSTCPITQNALVRILSHPSYPGSPGGVEVASEILHSLLKVKGHKFIPDSISIDSPSFYLDIVSIHSKQLTDVYLLSLSVHHKVKFATFDSKIPYKAVNYGKEHLEVIAA, translated from the coding sequence ATGGGATACTTGTTGGATGCAAACGTATTGATCGCACTCAGTGATTCCAATCATACCTTTCATGAAAAGGCTTGGAAGTGGTTTGATCGAAAAGCGAAGAACGGATGGTCGACATGTCCGATCACTCAAAACGCGCTCGTTCGTATTCTAAGTCATCCTTCTTATCCAGGGAGTCCGGGTGGAGTAGAGGTCGCTTCGGAAATTTTGCATTCCCTTTTGAAAGTGAAAGGTCATAAGTTTATTCCCGATTCGATTTCGATCGATTCTCCCTCGTTTTATTTGGATATCGTTTCCATCCATTCCAAACAGCTCACGGACGTTTATTTGCTGTCTCTCAGTGTTCATCACAAAGTTAAGTTCGCGACGTTCGATTCTAAGATTCCCTATAAAGCCGTAAATTACGGAAAGGAACATCTGGAAGTAATCGCCGCTTAA
- a CDS encoding YdeI/OmpD-associated family protein, whose amino-acid sequence MKEIFNGCPVLFFKNRKEWATWLKANHRSDCAIWIKLAKKESSIPSITYAEALQVALCYGWIDGQKQKYDASHWLQRFSIRGSKSIWSKINREKAEQLIASKKMKAPGLAAVEAAKKDGRWDKAYASPSKMEVPDEFQKLLDTNSAAKKFFETLNSANRYAILFRIHNAKKEETKIKRMKEFLEMLKRKETLH is encoded by the coding sequence ATGAAAGAAATTTTTAACGGTTGTCCGGTTTTATTTTTTAAAAATCGAAAAGAATGGGCGACTTGGTTGAAAGCGAATCATCGATCCGATTGCGCGATTTGGATCAAACTCGCCAAAAAAGAATCCTCGATTCCTTCGATCACTTATGCCGAAGCGCTGCAAGTGGCCCTTTGTTACGGTTGGATCGACGGTCAAAAACAGAAATACGATGCTTCGCATTGGCTTCAACGATTTTCGATTCGAGGTTCCAAAAGTATTTGGTCCAAGATCAATCGAGAGAAAGCGGAGCAGTTGATCGCTTCCAAAAAAATGAAGGCTCCGGGACTTGCAGCCGTCGAAGCGGCCAAGAAAGACGGAAGATGGGATAAGGCTTACGCTTCTCCCAGTAAGATGGAAGTTCCGGACGAATTTCAAAAACTTCTGGATACGAATTCCGCCGCCAAAAAGTTCTTTGAAACTTTGAATTCCGCGAATCGTTACGCGATTCTTTTTCGAATTCACAATGCAAAGAAGGAAGAAACCAAAATCAAACGGATGAAAGAGTTCTTGGAGATGTTAAAAAGAAAGGAAACTCTTCATTAA
- a CDS encoding CapA family protein: MPYLLLSKIYFLIKSRFVVRFAAAVFFIPLLFFSCIPGFLKNSSSETNESNSPSALEIIQDKIDAVLHPEHNRDPELLKVLAGGDVMFNWGIRDTIQKHGEIAPVEGLKSLFGEADFRMVNLETPVVASKTEESKKAYIFTAHEKDLDSLKFLGIDMVFLGNNHSFDHGPNGMVETLSILNKNNILNIGAGKKLPDVFDPLHLSLKGSDLRIHSVTAIAEQSHYATPTKSGVAPFVLPSLQAAFFERRPVRRGNPPPVRIVSLHWGVEYSPFPTPDQRKIARALIDSGVKIVIGHHPHIPQGVELYRGGVILYSLGNLIFGSRNSYLNHNLIAILHIRKNVLETVELVPIFGKFQKEDHKIRPVRGKEAQEFLQEIAVLSNELGTRLRVEEERAFLDLPTNSTLTPGSKRKK, from the coding sequence ATGCCTTATTTACTTTTATCTAAAATTTATTTCCTAATCAAATCCAGATTCGTTGTTCGTTTTGCAGCGGCCGTTTTTTTTATTCCTCTTCTATTTTTTTCCTGTATCCCCGGGTTTTTAAAGAATTCTTCTTCGGAAACGAACGAATCGAATTCTCCCTCCGCTCTGGAAATCATCCAAGACAAGATCGACGCGGTTCTTCATCCCGAACACAACCGGGATCCGGAACTACTCAAGGTTTTGGCGGGCGGGGACGTTATGTTCAATTGGGGAATTCGCGACACGATTCAAAAACACGGAGAGATTGCGCCCGTGGAAGGTTTGAAATCCTTGTTCGGAGAAGCGGACTTTCGAATGGTCAACCTGGAAACTCCTGTCGTCGCTTCCAAAACGGAAGAATCCAAAAAGGCTTATATTTTTACCGCACACGAAAAGGATCTCGATTCGCTGAAATTTTTGGGGATCGACATGGTGTTTCTCGGAAACAATCACTCCTTCGATCACGGTCCGAACGGGATGGTCGAGACCCTGAGTATATTAAATAAAAATAATATTCTAAATATTGGCGCGGGGAAAAAACTTCCGGACGTATTCGATCCGTTGCACCTTAGTCTGAAAGGTTCGGATCTGAGAATTCATTCCGTTACGGCGATCGCCGAACAATCGCATTACGCGACTCCTACGAAATCGGGCGTTGCTCCGTTTGTTCTTCCCTCCTTGCAAGCGGCTTTTTTCGAACGTCGTCCCGTTCGCCGAGGGAATCCTCCTCCGGTTCGGATCGTTTCCCTGCATTGGGGAGTCGAATATTCTCCCTTTCCGACACCGGATCAGAGGAAAATCGCCCGCGCGTTGATCGATTCCGGCGTTAAGATCGTGATCGGTCATCATCCGCATATTCCGCAAGGAGTGGAATTGTATCGGGGCGGGGTGATTTTGTATTCTCTCGGGAATCTGATTTTCGGAAGTAGGAACTCCTACCTCAATCACAACTTGATTGCAATTCTCCATATTAGAAAGAATGTTTTGGAAACCGTAGAGCTTGTCCCGATCTTCGGGAAGTTCCAGAAAGAGGACCACAAAATCCGTCCGGTTCGAGGCAAAGAAGCGCAGGAGTTCCTACAAGAGATCGCGGTTCTATCGAACGAACTCGGAACCAGGCTTCGAGTCGAGGAAGAAAGGGCCTTTCTGGATCTTCCGACAAATTCCACCTTGACCCCGGGCTCCAAACGCAAAAAATAG
- the rpsF gene encoding 30S ribosomal protein S6, protein MRNYELTTITRVSAREAAKSEIQDTLKKFSVSVTSDEDWGQRKLWHPIKHEEQGIFHHYKCSADPGAIEKVEKEFLINQNILRSMVVRLNG, encoded by the coding sequence TTGAGAAACTACGAACTCACCACCATCACACGTGTGAGCGCGCGGGAAGCTGCAAAGTCCGAGATTCAGGATACTTTGAAGAAATTCTCCGTGAGCGTCACCTCCGACGAAGATTGGGGCCAAAGAAAACTCTGGCATCCGATCAAACACGAAGAGCAGGGCATTTTCCACCACTACAAATGCAGCGCGGATCCAGGCGCCATTGAAAAAGTGGAAAAGGAATTCTTAATCAACCAGAACATCCTTCGTTCTATGGTTGTGCGCCTCAATGGCTAA
- a CDS encoding single-stranded DNA-binding protein — translation MANDINRVTLVGRLTRDPEFKSINGTSLVNFSLANGRTYVSNGEKREESHFFDCEVWGKPADIIQQYCKKGKQIAIEGRLKQDTWETPEGKKASRIRIVVENFQLLGSRDDSSSSSSGGSSSSGGNSYPSSPEYYSPAPDGDDDIPF, via the coding sequence ATGGCTAATGATATCAACAGAGTGACTCTGGTCGGCCGCTTAACGCGGGACCCCGAGTTCAAATCGATCAACGGGACTTCTCTCGTAAACTTCTCCTTGGCCAACGGCCGGACCTATGTGTCTAACGGAGAAAAAAGAGAAGAGTCTCACTTCTTCGATTGCGAAGTCTGGGGAAAACCGGCTGATATCATTCAACAATACTGCAAAAAAGGAAAGCAGATTGCCATTGAAGGAAGATTGAAGCAGGACACTTGGGAAACCCCCGAAGGCAAGAAGGCTTCTCGGATCCGGATCGTAGTTGAAAACTTTCAACTTCTCGGTTCCAGAGACGATTCTTCTTCCTCTTCATCGGGCGGCTCCTCTTCCTCCGGAGGAAATTCTTATCCATCCTCTCCGGAATACTACAGCCCTGCACCGGATGGTGACGACGACATACCGTTTTAA
- the rpsR gene encoding 30S ribosomal protein S18, translated as MSENEVKEERSERPEQSDASAEMEGKPQRKQNKYKKKVCRFTADPELAKQINYKNIELLERFITNRGKIIPRRITGTSARYQRVLAREIRKARSIGLLPYKVN; from the coding sequence ATGAGTGAAAACGAAGTAAAAGAAGAACGTTCCGAAAGACCGGAACAAAGCGACGCTTCCGCTGAAATGGAAGGCAAGCCGCAGAGAAAACAGAACAAATACAAGAAGAAGGTTTGCCGTTTTACAGCGGACCCGGAACTTGCGAAACAAATCAATTATAAGAACATCGAGCTTCTGGAAAGATTTATCACTAACCGCGGTAAAATCATCCCAAGAAGAATTACGGGAACCAGCGCTCGTTATCAAAGAGTTCTCGCTCGCGAAATCCGCAAAGCAAGAAGCATCGGTCTTCTTCCTTACAAGGTGAACTGA
- the rplI gene encoding 50S ribosomal protein L9, whose protein sequence is MRVILQKDVINLGDAGDTKEVADGYARNFLFPKRLAVRANEGNTKAALHQKKLGELKREKRKKAMEGVSASLNGKEYDILVKTGGGDKLFGAVTPIDVASILKKNGVELDKRKIEIAEPIRNLGSYKIKIRLADGIQPVITLNVKKEEE, encoded by the coding sequence ATGAGAGTGATCCTACAAAAAGACGTTATCAATCTCGGAGACGCCGGAGATACGAAAGAAGTTGCGGACGGTTACGCAAGAAACTTCTTATTTCCAAAACGACTTGCAGTTCGTGCAAACGAAGGAAACACCAAAGCCGCTCTTCACCAGAAGAAGTTGGGCGAACTCAAACGTGAAAAACGTAAAAAAGCGATGGAAGGAGTTTCCGCGAGTCTGAACGGGAAAGAATACGATATTCTCGTGAAAACCGGCGGCGGAGATAAACTTTTCGGAGCCGTTACTCCGATCGACGTCGCTTCCATTCTGAAAAAGAACGGAGTCGAACTCGATAAAAGAAAAATCGAAATCGCTGAGCCAATCCGCAACCTGGGATCTTACAAGATCAAAATTCGTCTCGCAGACGGAATCCAGCCCGTGATTACGCTCAACGTAAAAAAAGAAGAAGAATAA
- the dnaB gene encoding replicative DNA helicase, producing the protein MQSDSLYEPESERAFLGFLLLKGADNLIDVPVVPEDFYVDLHRRVYRAIADLVDKRITIDPVSVLNFLKENSLLKDEEKEFNYIYSLYRDTVVTQPLAYYATRIKRFSERRMYAKILQDSLELIRKEPGDNESVFNTVEKNLTEISRSIDAKGLLPVSTDKVALSDYIMEIMKNRGQITGLRTNFTKLDEATSGLKEHELMILAARPGNGKTTFALNIASNVALDYNQPVVIFSLEMSRIELLLKMVCAHSQVESMKLKKSELTRSDAPKLLDSIVKVTAAPIYIDDSGGLTIDDFKGRVRKLLTTEKIGLIVVDYLQLMSDPKNKEGGRQQEVASISRSLKQMAKEAKCPIIALSQMSRAVEQRSKDQKPQLSDLRESGAIEQDADIVSFIYREEKVKGEEEISPEMRGKAEIIIAKNRSGPIGSFHLAFRPELSRFDNID; encoded by the coding sequence ATGCAGTCCGACTCCTTATACGAACCGGAATCCGAAAGGGCCTTTTTAGGATTCCTGCTTCTTAAAGGGGCGGACAACTTGATCGACGTTCCCGTCGTTCCCGAAGACTTTTATGTGGATCTCCACAGAAGAGTCTATCGGGCGATCGCCGACTTAGTCGACAAACGGATCACGATCGATCCGGTTTCCGTTCTCAACTTCCTCAAAGAAAACTCGCTTCTCAAAGACGAAGAAAAAGAATTCAATTATATTTATTCTCTCTATAGAGATACCGTCGTTACGCAGCCGCTTGCGTACTACGCGACCCGGATCAAACGTTTCTCCGAGCGGAGAATGTATGCGAAGATTCTCCAGGATTCTCTCGAACTCATCCGCAAGGAACCGGGTGACAACGAATCCGTCTTCAACACGGTTGAAAAGAATCTCACAGAAATTTCCAGAAGCATAGACGCTAAAGGTCTGCTTCCCGTTTCGACCGATAAAGTCGCTCTCTCCGATTACATCATGGAGATCATGAAGAATCGGGGGCAGATCACCGGCCTTCGAACCAACTTCACCAAACTCGACGAAGCGACTTCCGGTTTGAAGGAACACGAATTGATGATTCTCGCGGCCCGTCCCGGTAACGGTAAAACCACGTTTGCGCTCAACATAGCGTCTAACGTGGCTTTGGATTACAATCAACCGGTCGTCATCTTCTCTTTGGAGATGAGCCGAATCGAACTTCTTCTGAAGATGGTCTGCGCTCATTCGCAGGTCGAGTCGATGAAGTTGAAAAAATCCGAACTTACCCGTTCGGACGCCCCCAAACTTTTGGATTCGATCGTAAAGGTCACGGCGGCTCCGATTTACATCGACGATTCCGGCGGTTTGACGATCGACGACTTCAAAGGTCGCGTGCGTAAGCTTCTTACCACGGAAAAGATCGGCTTAATCGTCGTCGACTATCTCCAGTTGATGAGCGATCCGAAGAACAAGGAAGGGGGGCGTCAACAAGAGGTCGCTTCCATCTCCCGTTCTCTCAAACAGATGGCAAAGGAAGCGAAATGTCCGATCATCGCGCTTTCTCAGATGTCCCGGGCGGTGGAACAAAGATCCAAGGATCAAAAACCGCAGCTTTCCGACCTTCGGGAATCGGGCGCGATCGAGCAGGATGCGGACATCGTGTCCTTTATCTATCGAGAAGAAAAGGTAAAGGGAGAAGAGGAGATCAGCCCGGAGATGCGCGGTAAGGCGGAGATCATCATCGCAAAAAACCGTTCCGGCCCTATCGGTTCTTTTCATCTTGCCTTTAGGCCCGAGCTTAGCAGATTTGATAATATAGATTAA
- the aspS gene encoding aspartate--tRNA ligase has translation MEQWIQESYKKRSWAGELSESQEGQKVVLYGWSFRFRDQGGVIFIDLRDRTGIIQVVARKELLGDSFTLAEKVRSEYVLAVTGTLKKRDAESINPRMQTGTIEVVLDKLEILNAAKTPPFSLDEFDEVSEELRLKYRYLDFRREELKNRMIKRHEFIFAIRNYLNKRKFVEIETPILNKSTPEGARDFLVPSRLNPNQFYALPQSPQIFKQILMVGGMERYFQIVKCFRDEDLRADRQPEFTQLDMEFSFVSQEEILSEIEGLVAEIYKEVFNIQLTVPFPRMTYKTAMEEYGSDKPDLRFGMKLVDVSEIVKDCDFNVFSGAVKSGGTVKVVCVPGGSIISRKEIEDYTAWLNRDYKAKGLAYMKHGSDGLESTITKRFKKEELEAISKACGSKEGDMLFFGADEKEIVNHSLGALRLKLSERFETPKEGENNITWIVDFPMFEWNKDHKRWDALHHPFTSPSDESIPYFESMESLQKNAGNATAKAYDLVMNGVEIGGGSIRIHSRDVQNQVFKVLGIEEEEAKEKFGFLLEALEYGAPPHGGLAFGIDRMLMLLTHGKSIRDVIAFPKTQKGLCLMSECPSPVEEKQLQELKIKLVKV, from the coding sequence TTGGAACAGTGGATTCAGGAAAGTTATAAGAAGCGCTCGTGGGCGGGAGAATTGAGCGAGTCCCAAGAAGGTCAAAAAGTCGTTCTCTACGGTTGGTCGTTTCGTTTTCGCGATCAAGGCGGAGTGATCTTCATCGATCTCCGCGACAGAACCGGAATCATCCAAGTCGTCGCGCGCAAAGAACTTCTCGGCGATTCTTTTACTCTTGCGGAGAAGGTCCGTTCCGAATACGTTCTCGCAGTAACCGGAACTCTTAAAAAACGCGACGCTGAATCCATTAACCCGAGAATGCAGACCGGAACCATCGAAGTCGTTCTGGACAAATTAGAAATCTTGAATGCTGCAAAAACTCCTCCGTTCTCCCTGGACGAGTTCGACGAAGTTTCCGAAGAACTCAGACTGAAATACCGTTATCTGGATTTCAGAAGAGAAGAATTAAAGAACCGGATGATCAAACGGCACGAATTTATATTCGCAATCCGTAATTATCTCAACAAACGCAAGTTCGTCGAAATCGAAACTCCGATCCTGAACAAATCCACTCCGGAAGGCGCGAGAGATTTTCTCGTTCCTTCCCGTTTGAATCCGAATCAGTTTTATGCGCTTCCTCAATCTCCTCAGATTTTCAAACAGATTCTGATGGTCGGCGGAATGGAACGTTACTTCCAGATCGTAAAGTGTTTCCGCGACGAGGACTTACGCGCGGACAGACAACCCGAGTTCACTCAGCTCGATATGGAATTCTCCTTTGTAAGCCAAGAGGAAATTCTTTCCGAGATCGAAGGTCTCGTCGCTGAAATCTATAAAGAAGTTTTTAACATTCAACTTACCGTTCCTTTTCCGAGAATGACTTATAAAACCGCGATGGAAGAATACGGTTCGGATAAACCGGATCTTCGTTTCGGTATGAAACTCGTGGACGTTTCCGAAATCGTAAAAGACTGCGACTTCAACGTATTCTCGGGCGCGGTGAAAAGCGGAGGAACCGTAAAGGTCGTTTGTGTTCCGGGCGGTTCCATCATTTCCAGAAAGGAAATCGAAGACTATACTGCTTGGTTGAACAGAGACTACAAAGCAAAAGGTCTCGCGTATATGAAACACGGAAGCGACGGTCTCGAATCCACGATCACAAAACGTTTTAAAAAAGAGGAACTCGAAGCGATTTCCAAAGCCTGCGGCTCGAAAGAAGGGGATATGCTCTTCTTCGGCGCCGACGAAAAGGAAATCGTCAATCACTCGTTAGGCGCTCTTCGTCTCAAACTCTCCGAACGTTTTGAAACCCCGAAAGAAGGGGAGAACAATATCACTTGGATCGTTGACTTTCCTATGTTCGAGTGGAACAAAGACCACAAACGCTGGGACGCTCTGCATCACCCGTTCACTTCTCCGTCCGACGAAAGTATTCCATATTTTGAATCTATGGAAAGCCTGCAAAAGAACGCGGGGAACGCGACCGCAAAGGCATACGACCTCGTGATGAACGGAGTCGAGATCGGAGGAGGTTCGATCCGGATTCATTCTCGCGACGTTCAGAACCAAGTGTTCAAGGTTCTTGGAATCGAAGAGGAAGAAGCAAAGGAAAAATTCGGATTCTTGCTCGAAGCTCTGGAATACGGAGCGCCGCCTCACGGCGGTTTGGCGTTCGGAATCGATCGTATGCTGATGCTTCTTACCCACGGAAAATCGATCCGAGACGTGATCGCCTTCCCGAAAACACAAAAGGGTCTTTGTTTGATGAGCGAATGTCCTTCTCCCGTGGAAGAAAAACAGCTCCAAGAACTCAAGATCAAACTCGTAAAGGTATAA